GGAGGAGGAACGCTGCACCGTAGAGCGCCGGGCCGATCTCAGCTACGCCGAGTTCGTGCAGCGGTAAGCGCGTCCTCTTGTATGGCCACACCTCCCACGCCTGAAAACTCTGGGGCTCCGTCACCGTGCACCGCTGAGGCCGCGCACTGGTCGCCGGCCCGTCCTCCCGGGCCTCCTTAGGCCGCTTCCCCTTGAGCTCGTGCGAGCGCGTGTGGGCGGGGGCGGACGATGGGCGCGGATCAGACTGAGGCCAtgattcctccttttcttctagcTACGCCTTTTCCAGACCTGTCATTCTGCAGGGGCTCACAGACAACTCGGTGAGTGCTCACGCTCCTCGCGACCACCACTCGCCCGTGCTGAGCTTGGCCCCTGAGTATTTTCCCCGCCCCCACAGAGGTTCCGGGACCTGTGCTCCCGTCAAAGGCTGCTGGCCTTGTTTGGGGACAGCGTGGTCCGGTTGAGCACTGCCAACACCTACTCCTACCAGAAAGGTGAGCTGCCCCTCCCAGCAGCCCAGCCTGCCTGCCAGCATCTTGAAGGCAGCACCAACCAGTCCTGACCAACCCCTTTCAAACTGCAGTGGACCTGCCCTTTCAGGAGTATGTGGAGCAGATGCTGCACCCCCAGGACCCCTTCTCCATGGGCAATGGTGAGCCAGACAGGTGgccatggggtggggtggggtgacttAGTACCCAGGTGCTAAGATTCCTGCATCCTCTTGTGTGTTTTGCTGTCAGACACCCTGTACTTCTTTGGGGACAATAACTTCACGGAATGGGCATCACTTTTTCGGCACTACTCTCCACCTCCATTCAGCCTGCTAGGTACCATTCCTGCTTATAGCTTTGGAATTGCAGGTGAGTGCCCTGCAGGACCAGGGGACTTGGGAACTGGGTGGGGGAGGATTAGGCTTGGTAACCAGCTGCTCGTAACTCACCACACAGGTGCCGGCTCTGGGGTGCCCTTCCACTGGCACGGGCCCGGGTTCTCAGAGGTGATCTATGGCCGAAAGGTCAGCAAAGGGTGGGGCTGAGACTCTGGGTTCACTGACCACAGCACAAAGAGTGACCTTGCTGCTCCCACCCTCAGCGCTGGTTCCTGTACCCTCCTGCGAAGACACCTGAATTCCACCCCAACAAGACCACACTGGCCTGGCTCCGGGACACATACCCAGCCCTGGCACTATCTGCACGGCCCCTGGAATGCACCATCCACGCTGGTGAGGTCAGTGGCTGGCAGAcaggggccaggctgggctgggtcAAGGGGCCCCAACCAATCCCTGTGTCCCCCCCACTCCCAGGTGCTGTATTTCCCTGACCGATGGTGGCACGCCACACTCAACCTCGACACCAGCGTCTTCATCTCTACTTTTCTCAGCTAGCCAAAGGGGGTGGCTGGGGAGCCCGTCGCACACCAGCACATGCCCCTATAGTGCTCACAGATTTTATTACAGGGACAGAGATGGCAGCGGCAGCCTCAGCCCAGCCCACTCTCACCCACTGTTTCTGGCCcagagggggatgggggaggctcATGACCCAGCAGAACTGATGGGGGTGGGCTTGGGGACACCAAGATAGGGATCTAGGGACACAAACTATGTACAGCGGCTAGAGACTACTGCCCAAGGCCCTCCTGGGCCAGGGTACCAGGCAAGGCGGGTGAGTGGCTCACACACTCGCCCTGCCTCAGTAGTCCTCCACCCAGCCATTCTCGGAGATGAACGCGTCAATGACCTCTTTCATAGCCAGGTTGGGGATGAGCTGTTCCTGGGTCAGGGGGCTCCGAGTCACAGGGTCGAAATGGCCCACACGCTGCAGTGACAACAGAATCAGAATTAGGAGGGGCTCAGTGGGTGTGGGTCCTGCTCCCAACTCCCATGGGCCCTCACCTGCAGGTGCTCCTCAATGTCCTTGCGGTCATAGGTGATACCACTGGGTGTGATGCAGGGCTCCCGCATCAGCTCAAAGCTGATCTTGCCACACAGGTAGTCGGGTATATCTCGCTTCTGCAGCACAGGGTCAGAtcaggggctgggaaggggcaCTGCTCCGACTCCTGCTACCCACAGACCCCAGAAGACAGGCAGCTCACCTTTCTCTTCTCGTCTACCTGGGAGAAGAGTTCATCCATGTCTGCCAAGTACTTGTCCTGCAAAGAACCAAGCAGCTATGTTTGTGGGCCTGACACCCCATCTCCCTTCCCCAGGCACCGAAACTCAGACCCAGCAGGAGCCAGGGGCACCTCACGTCCATTACACGCATGCAAATACACACAGGACCCACACTTGGGCTGGGGCACCCTCACATGCTTGGCCTCAATGCAGGCCTGTTGGGCCCGGAGGTGGCCATCGTCCTCATCACCCTCATGGTTCCGCTGACACTCTTCCAGCTCCCTGGAGGTTGACCAAAAGCTGATCAGAGATGGGTCTGGCCAGGAGGTCAGACTCCACTCCAATCTTAGGCTCATTCAGGCCTCATTCCCCTCCATCTCCTGCGTGCCAGAGTTGACCTTCAATAAATGATTGTGTTCACGACTCAGAGTTAACCTAAAAGTGGTGACTTCCGGGGGGCGCCTGTCATCACCACAGCCCACCTCTCACGCTCGGCCACAATGAGCTGTGTGAGGTAAGAGTGCAGCTCGTTCTCCTGGTGGATGCGCCGCTCCTCAATGCTGTTCCAGCGCTTCTTCTTCGCGATGCGCAGAGCACTGGGGATGTCGTCCCCAAAGTTGAGCCGCTGCTCCTTGGCCAGGTTGTAGGCTGGAGGAATAGAAGATTTGGATAAACCTCCAGCCAGTCCACCCGCCTGGTCCCAGGCACCCTGGCACCAGCCAGCCTGTAAGCCCACCTCGCTGCAGGTTGGCAATAGCCTCATCATAGCTCTCCATCTCCAACTGGCATTGCCCCAGGAAGAAGTGTGCCTTCACAGACTGCCCGTCCAGCTCCAGGGCGCGCCGGCAGTCAGCCAGAGCTTGCTCATGCTGCTGCATCTTCAGGTAGCACAATGCCCGGTTGGTGTAATACACCGCCACCAAGGGATTCCGGGTCTGGAGAACAAGGGCAGACCAGCCAGCGTGAGGGAGTGAGCTCAGCCTACCCTCTCTGTCCCAGCTTGAAGCCCATAGCTGGAATCAAGACACTACAGGTTTCTCCGCTTCCAAGCCTCTGGGTTCTGAGGGAGGGTGGAGCCTACCTGAGCCCACCCTCTGGACTCCAGTGAGTCTTGTGAAGGTAGCTTTTCCAGATCTGTGGAAATCACCAGCTTTGGGCTTGGACTCCTCAAAGGGCAAGGGTCCCTGGCCCCCAGCCGAGTGGGCCTCAAGCACTCTGAATCTCCCACCCGCCACAGTTCTCTGGCAACCAGCACTGGCTCGGGAGCCGTGGCCTTGGCCCCTTTGGAACAACATCATCACTGAGTTCTCAGAGCCCAAGCACCACCCGCCTCCGAAAGTCGGGCGGGGGTGGCCAGACAGGGGCTCCGGGGAGGACGCGGAGGCGAAGCCGCAGTCCGGCCCCTCCCCTGGCTCGGACGCCGGCCCCCTCCCGCGGTGCAGGCGCACTCACGATGGCGCGGCCATAGCAGGCCGCCGCCTCCGGGTACTTGCGGCCCACGAAGAGCCGGTTGCCCTGCTCCTTGAGCTCCTGCGCGCTCGGGCTCTTTTCcgggctgccgccgccgccggcgcTCAGCCGCGCGCcgccctccttctcctccttgccCTTCATGGCGCCGCGCGGCACGGCCTGGGCTCCGCTCCCAGGCTCCGCGCCGGGCCCGCCCTACGCCCTCAGCCCGAGCCCGCGATCCGCTCGGGCCCGGTCCAGCGCTCCGCCACCGGAACTTCCGGCCGCGCAGGTGGGCGGGGCCAGCGGGAAGGATGGCCTGCGAGCGGGCGGGGCCGCGCGTGCACCAGACGCGAggcggaggagggggaggggcggggcaggcGGGGGAGCATGCGCTCGCGGCGACGCGACGCGCAGCGTCTGAGGCCTGAGAAGTGCCGAGGTCGTCGGGGCAGGAGCCCGCTCGGGCACTCCGACGCCCCGCCCCCGAGGCTCCGCCCAGGCGCGTGGGGATGGCGACTGCCCGCGGGCTCGGGCTGTGAGGACTCGAGCAGCTGGGCCAACGTCCTGGGGTGCCACGGGGAAGTGCTGCGGGCGCGCGCGAGCCCCCAGGGGCGGCTGGAAACCCTGGAGCGATGGTAGGACGGTGGGGACATCGGGCGGGCCGACCCCCGTGGCTCGGATTCCCCGTCACCGCCCTTCCCCAGGTGTCGAGAGGAGTTGCCCGCAGCCATCGAGAAGCACGTGACACGCGACGAGCTGCAGCAGTTGCTGGCGTGGAAACTGGCGGTGAGGAGCTTCCCACGTGGGGGACGGAGCCTTCCGGGGCGGGACGTAGCGCCGTGGGCGTGGCTTCATCCTGGGGGCGGGCCCTCGCGCCTGGGGGCGGGGCCCCTAGCGAGATCCACCAGCCGTGACCCCAGACCCGCCTTGACCACCGAGGGGCCACTTTCGGCCGCGCCTGCAGCAGCTCTTGACCACCAACTCCCCGGAGCTGGTGGTGCAGCGCTCGGCCGCCGCCTTCTGTCTCCTGCCAGACGTGAACGCAGCGGTCACGGAATTGTGCGCCCTCCGGGGCGTGGGCCCGGCTATCACCTCGCGTTAGTAGGGAGAGCTGGGCGTCCCCCCGGCGAGGTCGTGGGCGGAACCTGGCGTGTTAGTggccttatctgtgaaatggccAGATACGTGACACCGAGAGTTGTTGGGAATGGCAGCCCCACGTCGAGGTGGGGCTGAGTGCTGTCCATTTACTTCCCGCGGCAGTCCTGGCTGCCAGAGCTCTCGAGGTAGCAGCTTTCATGTCTGAAGAGGCAGTGGCCGCAGTGCCCGGTCTGCCAGCCTTGCAGTACACCCTGAAGCACTACCTGCTCTACCTGGGCCGGGTGCAGGAGGGTGCCACAGCCCTGAGCCAACGTGCAATCTGTTGGCGGCCAGAGAGGGCATCCAGGACTCTGGTCAGGGTGATGTGCAGAGTTATCCAGCAGGGTAGGGTGACTGGTGCCCCTGAGCcccagactccctctgccccaccccaggcagtgCCTCAGGCTGTGGACTCCTCACCGTGTGGAGACAGCACTGTGGATCTGGGCTGTAGGGCAGAAGCTGTGCCCTGACCTGCTGCCTGACCTCGGTCCCAGCCTGGCCACCCTTGAGGACACCAGGCCAGCCAAGAACCACAGGACCCAGGCCTACTGACTTGGCTGTGGCCCAGGGCTTGCACACCTACCCTGTGATCTCACGGCACAAGTCTTTGGACAGGGGGCTGGCTGctgtaggagctcaataaatgcttgctgaactCAAACCTGACTATGAGGCCCATGACTCTCCCCAGGGGCTCCCATCTCCCATACAGAGACACCTCATGCTGGGTACAGAAAAGCAAGGGGGAAGCCCAGGCTGCTGTTTGTGTGGAGGGAAGGGCCCTCACAGTTTGATCAGTGAGTTGGGGGGAGACCAGCCCAGCCCGCAGTGCCCAGTACAGCCACCTGGTGctgtgtaaaatatttattcattctccaAAAAGGCTCAGACTGCAAGTCTCATgggagaggccagggcagggTCTCCTCTGGGGCCACCCTTGGGGACCTCCACCACTCAGCCCAGTCCATCAGTCCTATTCCTCCAGGCCTGGGAGGGGGTGGCCAGGGCTGGTGTAAGGCTTGGCCTGCAGTCAGTGGGCCACAGGGGCCACCTGCACCCACCAGGAAGAAGCAGCCTCAAGACATACATTCACAGAGGACGAACATGCAGGCCTCCCTAGTGGCTGGCCCACGGATGCTGCGCCCTGGCTGGTGTGGCCCTGGGAACTCTTGTCAGGGTGGCGGGGGAATGTGGGCACCCAGCAGGTCGTAGGCAAAGATGTTCCAGAAGATGGCGAAGAGCAGGAAGGTGCCATAGGCAAGCAGCACCACCCACCAGCCACACTGGTCTCGCAGGCGTTCCTCATAGCTGCGCAGGATGGTCAGGCCCATGCTGACACCCACCACCGCACCCGCCAGGTGTGCCAtgaagctgggctgtgggcccgaGGCAGGCAGTGGCGGGGAGAAGCGCAGCCACACGGCCCGGCCCACCTCGGAGCTCACTACAGAGGGAGGCAGCAGGTGAGAGGCACCCTAGCCATAGGCTGAGGCCCCTCCACCCTGGCTCCCTACTTACTGCACACCAGAGCCAGCACCATCCTCAGCAGCTTGTAGGGACATCTCATCCCCGCCCAGTTCTGATGGGGTGTGAATAAAAAAGGCTGTGAGGGAGGCCTTATGGGCCCCTCCCCGCACCCCGCCGCAGGGGCTGCCCCGTTACCATGACGACATTGGCCAGGTGTGCAGAGCACAGGGCGTAGACCCCGCCGGAGCCCCCCACCACAGGGGCCCGCATGTCAGTAATGGAGACGGTCAGGGAGCCTGTGTGAGCAAGGGGAGAGCCGTGAGGGTGAGGCCCACCAGTGAGGTGGCCAGGGCGCACACACCTGCCTCACCTGCCAGCACACCAGCCAGGTAGAGCAGGCTGATGCGGAGCAGGCCATGCACCATCTCCAGGGGCACCCCGATCATCAGCTGCAGGAGTGCGTTGAACCCCAGCTGCTCCAGCCTGGCCATATGGGGCAAATAGGTGTGAAGGGTGGGGTCCGCCAGGGGGCtaccagccccctgcccccacctcgaGAGGCTGAGCCCTCCCGATCCAATCCGATGGGTGCCAGAGGTGGGCCCACTCACCCAACGTGCATGAACATGTAGGTGAGAAAGCGCCAGGCCCGAGCACGGTGGCTGGGGTGGTATACCAGGGGGCTTTTCATGTACTCAGGGTGGTAGGTCTGCAGCACCCACTTGTTGAGACGGGCCCCGTAGCACAGGAACACGATGATCTGGGAGGGACAAGTGTTGGGGCCAGGCAAGACCAAGGATAAGGGAGGCTCCCGGGGTGGTGGGTGGTGGACGGGCAGGCCCACCTGGGCGAGGGTGACCGAAGCCATAAACACAGGGGGTGGGCAGCTGCGGTGCCGGTAGAAGTACCAGTGGCGGTCCACCTCTCGGGGCAGGATCTCGTAGGCCACGTAGCGCACGAACCGCTTGTAGACACCCAGTCCTGGCTCGTCCAGCAGCCCGTCCTGGGGCAGTGCCCGCTGTCCATTGGCGATGGCCCGCTTGAAGCTGCTTGAGCGCTTGCTGCTGATCtggggggcggggcctaggcATAGGCCACGATACTCCCCCCATGGCCGCCCCTCCTGAGTGGTCCACCCAGCTTGTCACAGGGTCTGAAGCCCTGCCCCATGGCTATAGCCCTCCCCAATgggaaaggcagggaggaggggccgcCTGCCCAACCCACGCCAGCCAGGGCACTGCGCCCATACCCCAGCTGCCCACCCACTGTGGCACTGACCAGGTCCACCAGCTCCTGGTAGCAGACCTGGCCCCGCTCGTTGCTCTGGGCCAGGGCCACCAGCATGTCCAGTTTGGCCGGGTCCAGGGGCAGCTCATGGCGGTGCACCAGGCCAGCGAAGGTGTCCGCACCGATGAAGCCAGTGTTTTCAGGGTCCAGCTGCTGGGGTCGGGGAGCCAGCGGCCAAGGTCTGAGGGTGGGCCGGGCCCCAGGACCACAGGGCTGAGCCACGTCAGGCGAGAGAGGCAGGCTCCGAGCACCCTGGGTCCAGGCCCCTGTGCCCACATGGTCCCAGGAGCTAGCTGTAGGCACCGGTACCTAGGTCCCCGGCCTCTAGCTCCGCTAGCTCTCCAGCCGTCTCCCCACCTCATTTCTGCCTTGCCCATCCTGAAAGGGTAGGGCCAAGGTCTGAGGGCAATCACCAACCCTTTTGCCCCTCCCCAAGCGCCCTAGTCTGGCTCGGTCTCGTGCAGGGGACCAAGGTCGTGCAGGGAAGGGTCTGTGCTGAGGGTCTCAGAGCGCCGTCCCCCCGGCCCACCCAAGGGCGGGGGGCCGGCAACGGGGGCGGTGCCGGCGCCCCCCACCTCTCCACGCACCTGCTCCTGGATAAGCTGCAGCAGCGAGCTCCTGTCCATAGAGCCAGgccgggccgggggccgggggccgggggccggggtcGGCGGCCGCGGCCGGGAGGGGCTTCTCTGCGGACTACTCCGCTCCGCCCCTGCCCTCCGGCTCCGCCCACTCCGCTCGGCGCCGCGTCACGGAGCCGCCCGCCCCCGCCGCACACGCCGCCGCTGCCAGCCCAGCCACTCGCGGTCGGGACACGCGCGCGACCCGCACACGGACGTGCCAGGCAAGAACTGCGCGGGGCGCTTGGCTCCAGTGccggcgcccccgccccgccccgggctGCAGCTGTTCGTCCCGCGGGGCAGCAGCCGGGAAACTGAGTCACGCGCGGCACGCAAGCCCCTTCTGCGCCCACCCTTTTGCCCCGGTCTGGGCCTCAGCGCCGATGCCACCTCCTCGGGGAAGGCTTCAGGGAACAACCCATTGCTGGGGACTCCCCCCACCGGGCTCCCTGAAGGCACCTCCCTCCCTGGCAGACATGCTTGCCCGTCCCGGCAACAGCGGCTCCACGGCTCCAGCGGCGAGCGCTGAAGCCAACTGGGCAACTAGCAGGGTTGAGGGAGGTCCCTGCAGCAGGCCTTGCTCAGTGGGTGGGGACCAACACAACTTGGGCTGAAGGTTCCTGACTACTCCTGTGGCCACAGTGCTAAACTGACCCAtggacatgggggtggggagagccccCCAGTGGACAAGACCGCAGCTGGGATGGAGAGGAGCCctacttcccagggagaacaggTAGACCCCCTACAATAAGGAAGGTGACAGGCTGTGGTAATGTATAACCATAGCAACCCCTGACAGCACCGCTCAGAATGCCTGTGCAGCTGAGCCTCAGGACAGATGCAGCAGCTAGAAGTAGCATCCTGCCCTGCCCAGCTTTAGTAAGAACTGCACCAGGGGTCCTCAGGTCACTGGAACTGGGGGGCCAGCGGGATGGTTGAAACAACTTAAGGGTGTGACCCCCAGCCCCTGTTGGGTCAGGCCTAAGCATCCCCTGCCGAGGAGGCACCTCCCCCGCCTCTAGAAACAGCTtgtcagggctgggggaggggccctgGCCTAAAGGCCTGTCTTGCAAAGAATGACTAATTACAGGAAGTAGAGGGGGTACTTGTCTGGCCAAGGTCCTCCACCCAAGCACACCACATACTGCCTCTGCTCCACGCCCAGAATGCACGCCAGAGTGAGCACCTAAACTCCAAGCTGAGCCCCCTCCTCAGCCCAAGAAAGGTTCTCTGTCCCCTTGTCCTTAGGCTGGAGCTCTGGCTGTCTCCTGCCCAGTGGGAGGGGCAGAGGCCTCTGGGTGGGGTGTGAGAAACAGGGCAGCTCCCCCAGACCAGGGCCACCTCGCACACCAGGACATTTCAGCACATCCCAAAACCCCAGATCCTCAGCACACCTCAGCCAACCTGACAGGATGCTGAGGCTTGGGTAGTGACTACacctggctgtggggaggggtCACATCAGGGGGGTCCTCAGGTATCaggccccctccagcctcacTCTCAGGCCAGCATGGACCTCAATGGACCTGAAGGCCCTGAGGCTGCGGCTGGGCCATAATTGGTCCTTATCCTGGCCTGAGACCTCAGGATGGTGACCCAGAGAGGAGGCGGGGGGGTCAGGAGTAACATTCCCAGCCCACACCCAGACCAAAGACACGTTTTAGTTAATTCAAGAAGTCATCCTCAGAAAGCAGGACCCAATATGTAAAAGACACAAGTGAAGTTTAATCAGGAAACCCAATCTCATACGTCTTCTGTGAGAGGCACAGCCCTGGACCTGTCTTcagattggggggtgggggcgcgCACAATGGTCCAGCCATTTCTTGCCTCCACGCCCCTGCCTTTGGCCCAAAGCTCTGCCCTCTTACCCCCTTCATACCCTCTGGCCACATGGGACCAGGAAGGAGGAGTGGAGCCCTGAGAATTCGGGTCTGGGGTCACTGACTTCCTCACCCACACCTCCCGGTCCCTCCAACACATGATGCCCACAGAAGAGGGTCATGCCCGACACCTGCAGCAAGGCCGGACACAGGCTGCTGGGAGCCAGGGCCACCCTCGGGgctgaggcaggggtggggcagcAGGTGGACTGTCCTCAGGAGGAAAGTTGAGAGGGTCTCCATCCCCCACCAAGCAAGTGGCCCCACACCAGCACCCTGAGATCAGACTGTGGGGTCTGGGACCTCATCGGCTCTTCACCAAGACCCTGTAGAGTGAGAAGCTGAGAACGGCAGCAACGGCAGCCCCGACGGCCCCCAGCGCCACCCGGAGCCAGAAGGAGGTGGCGTGCAGCTCCCCGTGGACAAGGTGTCTGCAGGAGAGAGGGGAGTCTTGCTGCTGTAACCCCACCTCCGTCTCCTACAAAGTCCCAGAGCCCCACTCAGCTGCTTTGTGTCAGTGCCCAGCATGGCAGTACCCCCAGACTAGAGGGCAGCCTGTCAGGCCAGGCCCCGAGGGCCCCGCCTGAGCATCGGCACAGGCACCAAGGCCCACCCTGCAACCTTGACTGACTCCAGTCCTGACACCACAGCTGTGCCACTCTCCTGGGACAGGGAGGGGTCTCCCACACAGGGGCTTCGATCCTGGTACCCACGGGAAGGCGGCCATTGTGGCGAGCCGGGTGAAGATGGCCGCGCGGGGCTCGGCTGGGCCGGCACAAGAGAACAGGGTGGGGGCGGGCAGCCGGTGCCTACGGCAGAACTCAGTTGGAGACAGACCAGGCAGCAAGACGCCTTCGGGCAAGTCAGCCTTGGAGGAGACGAAGAGGCAGGGGGTCTGCCTGTCCATGTAGTGGCgctgcagggggaggggccaTGTGAGTGTGCTGGGGGACACCTGCCCACAGCTCTGCTATGCAGCAGGGCCCCCAGGGTGGGCGGGACCTTACCTTGTAGACACTGGCGCACAGCGAGAAGGACCTGGGGTGGCTGCTGTCAAACATCAAGCAGGCGATGTCACACGTGGCGTCGGCCGAGGCGGTCAGGAGGCTGTCTGCACCCACCTCACACAGCTGAACAGAAAGGGTGGCCTCAGAGGGGCACAGGCTAGGTCTCCCAGGGCCGCGTTGGGCGGCTCCCTCAGCGTGCACGCTCTAGGCCTACCCTGGGGACCCCGCACTCACGATCAGGTACTTCTCCTGCCCGTTGACCTGCACGGTGTCGATGGTGTAGGCAGAGGACTCCCCGGCAGGCTCCCCAGCATCCTGGTGCAGAGGAGGGACGCCCCTGAAGCTCACTGCTTGGACTCTTTCCAGAACCCCTGCCCCCCAGGTCCACGCACGGCACACATGGACACTCACCCCCAGGCCATGGCCAAGGAAAGCCTGCAGGAAGGAGGACTTGCCCACTCCGCGGGCCCCTACCACCTTGCACAAGAAAACGTTTCTCTGCGTTTGTCCCTTCTCCTGGTCCAGCCTCTTCTCCCGGGTGACTGTGGGCAGGGAGCAAGGATGAACGTGAGGGAGGGGCTGCCAGGGAGGCACTGGCTGGGTGCCGGTGTGGAAGCGGGCACCCACCTGTGATGGCGTGGGCCTGGGAATCCTGCTCGCAGAGGGTGGGGAAGCCCAGGTAGCCAAGGTGCTCAAGACAGTGCTGGACGTCCAAGTAGGTCACCAGACTGGGGACGGGAGAAGTGGGGATGTGGTTACAGCAGGGCAGAGGGTGAGGCCATGTCTCAGTGGGTGAGGGCTACACTTACGTCCACTGGCAGAGATACCCGTGCAGAGGCAACCGACCGGCCTCGGTGCGGACTGTGCGAGGGAGCTGGGGGCCCCAGGGAGCAGCAGGAAACACGCTGAAAAGGCTCTGCAGCTCTGCTGGCGAGAGGGCGCCATCTCGGTCCTGCGGGCAGAGGAGCTGCGGTGACATGTGCGGGTGGGAGGCCAAGGGGGTCTCAGTGGGGCCCAGCGCCCTCACCTGGTCATGCTTCTCGAACATCCTCTGCACAAACTGGTAGCCGCGGTGGTTGAGCTCGGTGCTGCATCCGGGGGGCACATGGAGCCTGCGGGTgccgggatgggggtggggctgtgCACACCTCCTTGTGCTCCGCAGGGCACCTCCTCCGAACACAGGCCATCCAGGCAAGCAGAGAGTCCCCCCGCCAGGGAGAGACGCCCCGATGGCCCCCAGGACAGGGTCCAGGAGCCCCAGGCCCCATCCGACACAGATGGGAGGCGAGCCCTGAGCCCAAACGCCACTCACGGTGGGCAGAGGTAGTTGGCCGTCAGCTCAAGCGAGTCGCCATAGCCAAAGCGCCTCAGGATGGTCCACGTGGTCTCGTGGCGGCCTCGCTGGATGAAGAGCGTGTTCAAGAAAAGGAAGCCTGCTCAGGAGAAGCAGAAAAGGGAGTAACACCAGGCACAGCCCGGCCCTGCCCCACACCCCACGCCCGATGTAGGCAGGGTGTCGGGCCTCACCGTCCAGGGTCAGCCGGTCATCCCGCACGCCTCCTGCCACATTCTTGCTCACCACCACCTTCACATCCTCCAGGGCCTGCGGGGCAAGAGGGTGCCCGAAGCAGGACATCTGCTTCCGAGAGAAAGTCGCCGTTAGTCAGCCAGCTGCCCTCTCCATCCGTCACAAGGGCAGCCAAGGCGTGGGGTGTGGCTGCAGCTGGGAGGGTGGGTACCGCCAGGAGACAGAAGGGGGCGCACCTGGAAAGCATTAAGCTCCTGGTCACTGAGCACCTGGTCCATGTCCTGGTCTGAGAGCCTGAAGATGCGTGTAAGGGCCTGGGCGCACTCGGGCATCAGCTGTGGGAACAGCGGCTCAGCACCCCCACCACTCCCTCCTGCTCGCCCTCCCCACCGGTGCCTTCAGCCCACCTGCTTGGCCTCAGGGTCATAGAGGGGGGCCGTGGGGTGTAGCACGGCCTTCTGTGCGTAGTAGAACAGCTCTGAGATATTTTTCAGGTTCTTCGCCGAGCACTGGGACACGTGGGAACAGACTCAGAGGGGGAGGCAGGCAGGCCCCCTGTCCTCGCCTCTGCAGTCCTGGCACCCCCGGGGCCCTGCCTGCTCACCTCCACACAGGTCTCGATCTCAGGGAACTGGCTCATGATGGGCAGCACAGCCTCCATGGAGCCCCCCGGCCGCAGGTCCGAC
This portion of the Pseudorca crassidens isolate mPseCra1 chromosome 15, mPseCra1.hap1, whole genome shotgun sequence genome encodes:
- the JMJD8 gene encoding jmjC domain-containing protein 8 isoform X3, which encodes MALGVRLLLLLALWTLVVPARSLREAGDGGWRRPGQGAPAAVAEEERCTVERRADLSYAEFVQRYAFSRPVILQGLTDNSRFRDLCSRQRLLALFGDSVVRLSTANTYSYQKVDLPFQEYVEQMLHPQDPFSMGNDTLYFFGDNNFTEWASLFRHYSPPPFSLLGTIPAYSFGIAGAGSGVPFHWHGPGFSEVIYGRKRWFLYPPAKTPEFHPNKTTLAWLRDTYPALALSARPLECTIHAGAVFP
- the JMJD8 gene encoding jmjC domain-containing protein 8 isoform X1; the encoded protein is MALGVRLLLLLALWTLVVPARSLREAGDGGWRRPGQGAPAAVAEEERCTVERRADLSYAEFVQRYAFSRPVILQGLTDNSRFRDLCSRQRLLALFGDSVVRLSTANTYSYQKVDLPFQEYVEQMLHPQDPFSMGNDTLYFFGDNNFTEWASLFRHYSPPPFSLLGTIPAYSFGIAGAGSGVPFHWHGPGFSEVIYGRKRWFLYPPAKTPEFHPNKTTLAWLRDTYPALALSARPLECTIHAGEVLYFPDRWWHATLNLDTSVFISTFLS
- the JMJD8 gene encoding jmjC domain-containing protein 8 isoform X2, whose translation is MALGVRLLLLLALWTLVVPARSLREAGDGGWRRPGQGAPAAVAEEERCTVERRADLSYAEFVQRYAFSRPVILQGLTDNSRFRDLCSRQRLLALFGDSVVRLSTANTYSYQKVDLPFQEYVEQMLHPQDPFSMGNDTLYFFGDNNFTEWASLFRHYSPPPFSLLGTIPAYSFGIAGAGSGVPFHWHGPGFSERWFLYPPAKTPEFHPNKTTLAWLRDTYPALALSARPLECTIHAGEVLYFPDRWWHATLNLDTSVFISTFLS
- the STUB1 gene encoding E3 ubiquitin-protein ligase CHIP, with amino-acid sequence MKGKEEKEGGARLSAGGGGSPEKSPSAQELKEQGNRLFVGRKYPEAAACYGRAITRNPLVAVYYTNRALCYLKMQQHEQALADCRRALELDGQSVKAHFFLGQCQLEMESYDEAIANLQRAYNLAKEQRLNFGDDIPSALRIAKKKRWNSIEERRIHQENELHSYLTQLIVAERERELEECQRNHEGDEDDGHLRAQQACIEAKHDKYLADMDELFSQVDEKRKKRDIPDYLCGKISFELMREPCITPSGITYDRKDIEEHLQRVGHFDPVTRSPLTQEQLIPNLAMKEVIDAFISENGWVEDY
- the LOC137207392 gene encoding uncharacterized protein; the protein is MRSRRRDAQRLRPEKCRGRRGRSPLGHSDAPPPRLRPGAWGWRLPAGSGCEDSSSWANVLGCHGEVLRARASPQGRLETLERWCREELPAAIEKHVTRDELQQLLAWKLARGHFRPRLQQLLTTNSPELVVQRSAAAFCLLPDVNAAVTELCALRGVGPAITSLLAARALEVAAFMSEEAVAAVPGLPALQYTLKHYLLYLGRVQEGATALSQRAISGLWTPHRVETALWIWAVGQKLCPDLLPDLGPSLATLEDTRPAKNHRTQAY